From one Gemmatimonadaceae bacterium genomic stretch:
- a CDS encoding ABC transporter ATP-binding protein has protein sequence MTAPTVIVRDVVKRYGAVTARAGVSFEVGAGELFGLVGPDGAGKTTLFRILTTLVLPDAGSASVLGRDVVRDLWDIRSRVGYMPGRFALYADLSVEENLAFFASVFGTSVAEGRALIDPIYRQIEPFRDRRAGALSGGMKQKLALCCALVHRPELLLLDEPTTGVDAVSRREFWDLLAELRGSGLTIVVSTPYMDEAARCDRIALMQDGGVLAIDAPADVGHRFPRPLLAVRGTPRAALLRALRAHPHVASAYPFGESVHFSDTRTGLPVAALVAELHAHLAAAGIGGIGIDPVAPGIEDAFMELMGTREPAAA, from the coding sequence ATGACCGCGCCCACCGTGATCGTGCGCGACGTCGTGAAGCGCTACGGCGCCGTGACGGCGCGGGCCGGCGTGTCGTTCGAGGTCGGGGCGGGCGAGCTGTTCGGGCTCGTGGGGCCGGACGGGGCGGGGAAGACCACGCTCTTCCGCATCCTCACGACGCTGGTGCTCCCAGACGCCGGCAGTGCGAGTGTGCTCGGCCGCGACGTGGTGCGCGACCTGTGGGACATCCGGTCGCGCGTGGGCTACATGCCCGGCCGCTTCGCGCTGTACGCGGACCTGAGCGTGGAGGAGAACCTCGCGTTCTTCGCCTCGGTGTTCGGCACCAGCGTGGCCGAGGGGCGCGCGCTGATCGACCCGATCTACCGGCAGATCGAGCCCTTCCGCGACCGTCGTGCCGGGGCGCTCTCGGGTGGCATGAAGCAGAAGCTGGCGCTCTGCTGTGCGCTGGTGCACCGCCCGGAGCTGTTGCTGCTCGATGAGCCGACGACCGGTGTGGATGCCGTGTCGCGTCGTGAGTTCTGGGACCTGCTGGCCGAGCTGCGCGGGTCGGGGCTCACGATCGTGGTGTCGACGCCGTACATGGACGAGGCGGCGCGCTGCGACCGGATCGCGCTGATGCAGGATGGCGGCGTGCTGGCGATCGATGCGCCGGCCGATGTCGGCCACCGGTTCCCGCGGCCGCTGCTGGCCGTGCGGGGGACGCCGCGCGCGGCGCTGCTGCGGGCGTTGCGCGCGCACCCGCACGTGGCGTCGGCGTACCCGTTCGGTGAGTCGGTGCACTTCAGCGACACGCGCACTGGGCTGCCGGTGGCGGCGCTGGTGGCGGAGCTGCATGCGCACCTCGCGGCAGCCGGCATCGGCGGGATCGGCATCGACCCGGTGGCACCGGGGATCGAGGATGCGTTCATGGAGCTGATGGGCACGCGCGAGCCGGCCGCCGCGTGA
- a CDS encoding HlyD family efflux transporter periplasmic adaptor subunit: MQIIHAMLSGARGRRVMLAGTLLLVAACTKPAPADAYGNFEAEEVVVGGEVAGQLTAFAPVEGRELAAGAVVAQVDTVPLALERAQLVAQRAGLVARRREGTDQLTALQVQREIATRTRARVERLFAAQAATAMQRDQAERDVRVLAAQLEGGRAAIDRSRADIDALEARIASLSDRLARTTVHNPVGGTVLATYARTGEMVGAGQPLYRIANLDTLTLRAWVTGSQLTSFRLGTRVAVTVGDAGAPESFTGDVTWVSSRAEFTPTPVQTREDRGDLVYAVKVRVAHRDGHLKVGMPADVTLSAAPVAASTPSR, encoded by the coding sequence ATGCAGATCATCCATGCAATGCTATCGGGCGCCCGTGGCCGGCGCGTCATGCTGGCGGGTACGCTGCTGCTGGTGGCCGCGTGCACGAAACCGGCACCTGCCGACGCCTATGGCAACTTCGAGGCCGAGGAGGTCGTGGTCGGCGGCGAGGTGGCGGGGCAGCTCACCGCATTCGCGCCGGTCGAGGGGCGCGAGCTGGCCGCGGGTGCGGTGGTCGCGCAGGTGGACACCGTGCCGCTGGCGCTCGAGCGAGCACAGCTCGTGGCGCAGCGGGCCGGGCTCGTGGCCAGGCGGCGGGAAGGCACTGACCAGCTCACGGCGCTGCAGGTGCAGCGCGAGATCGCGACACGCACGCGTGCCCGCGTCGAGCGCCTGTTCGCCGCACAGGCGGCCACGGCGATGCAGCGCGACCAGGCCGAGCGGGACGTGCGAGTGCTGGCGGCGCAACTGGAGGGGGGCCGCGCCGCCATCGATCGCAGCCGCGCGGACATCGACGCCCTCGAGGCCCGCATCGCCAGCCTCTCCGATCGCCTGGCGCGGACCACGGTGCACAACCCGGTGGGTGGCACCGTGCTCGCGACCTACGCCCGCACCGGCGAGATGGTGGGGGCCGGACAGCCGCTCTACCGCATCGCGAACCTCGACACGCTCACGCTGCGTGCCTGGGTCACCGGCAGCCAACTCACGTCGTTCCGGCTCGGCACGCGCGTGGCGGTGACGGTGGGCGACGCCGGCGCGCCCGAGTCCTTCACCGGCGACGTGACGTGGGTGTCGTCGCGGGCGGAGTTCACGCCGACGCCGGTGCAGACGCGCGAGGATCGTGGTGACCTCGTGTACGCGGTGAAGGTGCGCGTCGCCCATCGCGATGGTCACCTCAAGGTCGGCATGCCGGCCGACGTCACGCTGTCCGCCGCACCGGTGGCCGCGTCCACGCCGTCGCGATGA
- a CDS encoding ABC transporter permease codes for MSRRGGAWQALMAFMRKEVRHLLRDRRTLAILLLLPLAQLLLFGFAVRTDITSVRVGVVAPAPDAAAAALRARFEHGGRFLLLPPIATAAALEPLLRAGRVDVGVVLEPAMAASLAAGQAVRVLVVADAVDPNTGTMMQNYASAVLRDWQASLGAAPGAVTLETRVRMRFNPTLESVNLFVPGLIALILTMVTSLMTAISLSREKEQGTFELLLVSPLHPWQIIIGKVLPYLALAMANVVTVLLAAWLVFGVPFRGSVVLLLAASMLFALVGLAVGVLIAAVTSSQLAAMLAALGGMMLPNTMLSGLIFPVASMPRPLQFVTGIVPARWFIEIVRGIMLKGVGVSLLWPQLSVLLLMLVVLLALAIRRTSVRLS; via the coding sequence ATGTCGCGCCGCGGCGGGGCCTGGCAGGCGCTGATGGCCTTCATGCGCAAGGAGGTGCGCCACCTGCTGCGGGACCGGCGCACGCTCGCCATCCTGCTGCTGCTGCCGCTGGCGCAGCTGCTGCTGTTCGGGTTCGCGGTCCGGACCGACATCACCAGTGTGCGCGTGGGGGTGGTGGCGCCGGCGCCGGATGCCGCGGCGGCGGCGCTGCGTGCCCGCTTCGAGCATGGCGGGCGCTTCCTCCTGCTGCCGCCGATCGCGACGGCGGCGGCGCTCGAGCCGCTGTTGCGTGCCGGCCGGGTGGACGTGGGGGTGGTGCTGGAGCCGGCGATGGCGGCGTCACTGGCGGCGGGCCAGGCGGTCCGGGTGCTGGTCGTGGCGGATGCGGTGGACCCGAACACCGGGACCATGATGCAGAACTACGCCAGCGCCGTGCTGCGCGACTGGCAGGCGTCGCTGGGCGCCGCACCGGGGGCGGTGACGCTCGAGACGCGGGTGCGGATGCGCTTCAATCCCACCCTCGAGAGCGTGAACCTGTTCGTGCCCGGACTGATCGCGCTGATCCTGACGATGGTCACCTCGCTGATGACGGCGATCTCACTCTCGCGCGAGAAGGAGCAGGGGACGTTCGAGCTGCTGCTGGTCTCGCCGCTGCACCCGTGGCAGATCATCATCGGCAAGGTGCTCCCCTACCTCGCGCTGGCGATGGCGAACGTGGTGACGGTGCTGCTGGCGGCGTGGCTGGTGTTCGGGGTGCCGTTTCGCGGGAGCGTGGTGCTCCTGCTGGCAGCGAGCATGCTGTTCGCGCTGGTGGGGCTGGCCGTGGGCGTGCTGATCGCGGCGGTCACCTCCTCGCAGCTGGCCGCCATGCTGGCGGCACTGGGCGGGATGATGCTGCCGAACACGATGCTGTCGGGGCTGATCTTCCCGGTGGCGAGCATGCCGCGCCCGTTGCAGTTCGTGACGGGCATCGTGCCGGCGCGCTGGTTCATCGAGATCGTGCGCGGCATCATGCTCAAGGGTGTCGGGGTCTCGCTGCTCTGGCCGCAGCTCTCGGTGCTGCTGCTGATGCTGGTGGTGCTGCTGGCGCTGGCGATCCGGCGCACCTCGGTGCGGCTGTCCTGA
- a CDS encoding ABC transporter ATP-binding protein, with protein sequence MTDTGAAPSIVARGLTRRFGSFTAVDDVSFAVQPGEVFGFLGANGAGKTTAIRILTGLLAPSDGEATVAGFDVRTQTDQVRAHIGYMSQRFSLYDDLTVRENIELYGGIYGLDDATIRVRRERMLGELQLDASATVLVRALPLGWKQKLAFSVALLHEPQVVFLDEPTGGVDPVTRRQFWEMIYEVAARGTTVFVTTHYLDEAEYCDRLSIMVDGRLAAIGTPGELKATFGVVTLDEVFVRLVRGPAVPVPG encoded by the coding sequence GTGACCGACACCGGAGCGGCACCGTCCATCGTCGCCCGCGGGCTGACGCGGCGTTTCGGGAGTTTCACGGCGGTGGACGATGTCTCGTTCGCGGTGCAACCCGGCGAGGTGTTCGGCTTCCTTGGCGCCAACGGTGCCGGCAAGACCACGGCGATCCGGATCCTCACCGGGCTGCTCGCGCCCAGCGACGGGGAGGCGACGGTGGCCGGCTTCGACGTGCGCACGCAGACCGACCAGGTGCGGGCACACATCGGGTACATGAGCCAGCGCTTCTCGCTCTACGACGACCTCACCGTGCGCGAGAACATCGAGCTGTACGGCGGGATCTACGGCCTGGACGATGCCACCATCCGCGTGCGGCGCGAGCGGATGCTCGGCGAGCTGCAGCTCGACGCGTCGGCGACGGTGCTGGTGCGCGCGCTGCCGCTGGGGTGGAAGCAGAAGCTCGCCTTCTCGGTCGCGCTGCTGCACGAGCCGCAGGTGGTGTTCCTCGACGAGCCGACCGGGGGCGTGGATCCCGTGACGCGCCGGCAGTTCTGGGAGATGATCTACGAGGTGGCGGCGCGCGGTACGACGGTGTTCGTCACGACGCACTACCTGGACGAGGCGGAGTATTGTGACCGGCTCTCGATCATGGTGGACGGGCGGCTGGCGGCGATCGGCACGCCGGGCGAGTTGAAGGCGACGTTCGGCGTGGTGACGCTGGACGAGGTGTTCGTGCGGCTGGTGCGGGGGCCGGCGGTGCCGGTGCCCGGGTGA